A DNA window from Streptomyces asoensis contains the following coding sequences:
- a CDS encoding cellulase family glycosylhydrolase: protein MRHPPRSVLLAVAGTVALVAAALTPVVTAQGAVPACTVEYSVTGQWDAGFQGAVKITNNASALSSWNLTFDFANGQKVTQGWSARWSQSGTTVTASNESWNGALGTGASVSAGFIASTAGANAVPAAFKLNGTTCNTDTQPGPTTPTPTPTAPPTTDPPGTGDGPPALHVQGNKLVDAAGGTRRLLGVNRSGGEFMCVQGRGIWDGPVDDAAVRAIADWGVGAVRIPLNEECWLGLSHIDAAYRGAAYVNAVKELVARVEAHGMTPIVELHWTYGQYTGNSAGCSDVHAGCQKPMPDMQYTPSFWTSVADTFKSDQAVVFDLFNEPYPDRATSTTAQAWQCWRDGGTCPGIGYQVAGMQDLVDAVRATGARNVVLAGGLAYSNDLSQWLTYRPSDPTGNLAAAYHVYNFNSCANASCWNSTLAPVAAQVPLVAGEIGENTCSHGFVDQVMKWFDDRGLSYLGWTWNAWDCSSGPSLITSYDGTPTAYGTGLRDHLRALGG from the coding sequence ATGCGACACCCCCCGCGTTCAGTACTTTTAGCCGTCGCCGGTACGGTCGCCCTCGTCGCGGCCGCCCTGACGCCGGTCGTCACGGCCCAGGGAGCCGTGCCCGCGTGCACGGTGGAGTACTCGGTCACCGGCCAGTGGGACGCCGGCTTCCAGGGCGCCGTGAAAATCACCAACAACGCGTCGGCACTGAGCAGTTGGAACCTGACCTTCGACTTCGCGAACGGCCAGAAGGTCACCCAGGGCTGGAGCGCCCGATGGTCCCAGTCCGGCACCACCGTCACCGCGTCGAACGAGAGCTGGAACGGAGCCCTCGGCACCGGCGCGAGCGTCAGCGCGGGCTTCATCGCCTCCACCGCGGGGGCGAACGCCGTGCCGGCCGCGTTCAAGCTGAACGGAACGACCTGCAACACCGACACCCAGCCCGGCCCCACCACCCCCACACCCACCCCGACCGCACCGCCCACCACGGACCCGCCCGGCACCGGTGACGGCCCGCCCGCCCTGCACGTGCAGGGCAACAAGCTCGTGGACGCGGCCGGCGGGACCCGCCGTCTGCTCGGCGTGAACCGCTCGGGCGGCGAGTTCATGTGCGTGCAGGGGCGCGGGATCTGGGACGGGCCGGTCGACGACGCCGCGGTGCGGGCGATCGCCGACTGGGGCGTCGGAGCCGTCCGTATCCCGCTCAACGAGGAGTGCTGGCTGGGCCTTTCCCACATCGACGCCGCCTACCGGGGCGCCGCCTACGTGAACGCCGTCAAGGAGCTGGTCGCCCGGGTCGAGGCGCACGGCATGACGCCGATCGTCGAACTGCACTGGACCTACGGGCAGTACACCGGTAACTCGGCCGGCTGCTCGGACGTGCACGCCGGCTGCCAGAAGCCGATGCCCGACATGCAGTACACCCCGTCGTTCTGGACCTCGGTGGCCGACACCTTCAAGAGCGACCAGGCCGTCGTGTTCGACCTGTTCAACGAGCCCTACCCGGACCGCGCCACCTCCACGACCGCCCAGGCGTGGCAGTGCTGGCGGGACGGCGGCACCTGCCCCGGCATCGGCTACCAGGTCGCCGGCATGCAGGACCTCGTCGACGCCGTACGGGCGACCGGCGCCCGCAACGTCGTCCTGGCCGGCGGCCTCGCGTACTCCAACGACCTGAGCCAGTGGCTGACCTACCGGCCCAGCGATCCGACTGGCAATCTCGCCGCCGCGTACCACGTCTACAACTTCAACAGCTGCGCGAACGCGAGCTGCTGGAACTCCACCCTGGCCCCCGTGGCCGCCCAGGTGCCGCTGGTGGCCGGGGAGATCGGCGAGAACACCTGCTCGCACGGTTTCGTCGACCAGGTCATGAAGTGGTTCGACGACCGCGGTCTGTCGTACCTCGGCTGGACCTGGAACGCCTGGGACTGCTCCAGCGGACCGTCCCTGATCACCTCCTACGACGGGACGCCCACCGCGTACGGCACCGGCCTGCGCGACCATCTGCGCGCACTCGGCGGATAG
- a CDS encoding glycoside hydrolase family 48 protein encodes MEPSRRRRGARRLWTAALAALALPLAMLSTSSTPAQAAALQCSVDYKTNDWGSGFTADLTLTNRGTDPINGWTLTYSYAGNQKLSGGWNGSWSQSGQRITVTNASYNGTVAAGAAVGTGAQFTYSGTNAAPTDFAVNGTTCAGAHQPPVTVLTSPAAGAVYTQGDAVPLAATAAAADGATIGKIEFYDDTTLLGTDTTAPYTLSAAGLAVGSHSLVAKAYDSLGASASSTPVGITVASGPAVVASANQLAVQQGKTGTYSLKLSTQPSANVTVTTARTTGNTGLTVTGGASLVFTPSNWNTAQNVTLTANASGTGAATFESTAIGHAKASVTATEIAGAKAYDARFLDLYGKITNPANGYFSPEGIPYHSVETLIVEAPDQGHETTSEAYSYLLWLQAMYGKITGDWTKFNGAWDIMEKYMIPTHADQPTNSFYNASKPATYAPELDTPNEYPAKLDTGVSVGSDPIAAELKSAYGTDDVYGMHWLQDVDNTYGYGNAPGKCEAGPADTGPSYINTFQRGAQESVWETVPQPTCDAFKYGGTNGYLDLFTGDASYAKQWKFTNAPDADARVVQAAYWADVWAKAQGKGSDVSAAVGKAAKMGDYLRYAMYDKYFKKIGNCVGPTACAAGTGKDASHYLLSWYYAWGGATDTSAGWAWRIGSSHTHGGYQNPLAAYALSSYADLKPKSATGQADWAKSLTRQLEFYRWLQSSEGAIAGGATNSWAGRYATPPAGTSTFYGMYYDQQPVYHDPPSNQWFGFQAWSMERVAEYYQQTGNASAKAVLDKWVDWALSKTTINPDGTFRIPSTLQWSGQPDTWNASSPGANTGLHVTVADYTDDVGVAAAYAKTLTYYAARSGDTEAKTTAKALLDGMWAHDQDALGIAVPETRADYNRFDDGVYVPSTFSGKMPNGDTINASSTFASLRSFYKNDPAWSKIQSYLAGGAAPVFTYHRFWAQADIALAMGSYAELLE; translated from the coding sequence ATGGAACCCTCACGCAGACGCCGCGGGGCGCGGCGCCTGTGGACCGCCGCCCTGGCGGCCCTCGCGCTCCCCCTCGCCATGCTCAGCACGAGTTCGACACCCGCCCAGGCGGCCGCACTCCAGTGCAGCGTGGACTACAAGACCAACGACTGGGGTTCCGGGTTCACCGCGGACCTGACCCTCACCAACCGTGGCACCGACCCGATCAACGGCTGGACCCTCACCTACTCCTACGCGGGCAACCAGAAGCTGTCAGGCGGCTGGAACGGCAGCTGGTCGCAGTCCGGCCAGCGGATCACCGTCACCAACGCCTCCTACAACGGGACGGTCGCCGCCGGGGCCGCCGTCGGCACGGGCGCGCAGTTCACCTACAGCGGGACCAACGCCGCGCCCACGGACTTCGCGGTCAACGGCACGACCTGCGCCGGGGCGCACCAGCCGCCGGTCACCGTGCTGACCAGCCCGGCCGCCGGCGCCGTCTACACCCAGGGGGACGCGGTGCCGCTCGCCGCGACCGCCGCGGCCGCCGACGGCGCGACCATCGGCAAGATCGAGTTCTACGACGACACCACCCTGCTCGGCACGGACACGACCGCGCCGTACACCCTGTCCGCCGCCGGGCTGGCCGTGGGCAGTCACTCCCTGGTCGCCAAGGCGTACGACAGCCTGGGCGCGTCGGCGTCGTCGACCCCGGTCGGCATCACGGTCGCCTCGGGACCGGCCGTGGTCGCCTCCGCCAACCAACTGGCCGTGCAGCAGGGCAAGACGGGCACCTACTCGCTGAAGCTGTCGACCCAGCCGTCGGCGAACGTGACCGTCACGACGGCCCGCACGACCGGCAACACGGGCCTGACGGTGACCGGCGGCGCGAGCCTCGTCTTCACGCCGTCGAACTGGAACACGGCGCAGAACGTGACCCTCACGGCCAACGCCTCCGGCACGGGCGCCGCCACCTTCGAGTCGACGGCCATCGGGCACGCGAAGGCGTCGGTCACGGCCACCGAGATCGCGGGCGCCAAGGCGTACGACGCCCGGTTCCTCGACCTCTACGGCAAGATCACCAACCCGGCGAACGGCTACTTCTCCCCCGAGGGCATCCCGTACCACTCGGTCGAGACGCTGATCGTCGAGGCTCCCGACCAGGGCCATGAGACGACGTCGGAGGCCTACAGCTACCTGCTCTGGCTCCAGGCGATGTACGGGAAGATCACCGGCGACTGGACCAAGTTCAACGGCGCCTGGGACATCATGGAGAAGTACATGATCCCCACCCACGCCGACCAGCCGACGAATTCGTTCTACAACGCTTCCAAACCGGCCACGTACGCGCCGGAGCTGGACACCCCGAACGAGTACCCGGCGAAGCTGGACACGGGTGTGTCCGTGGGATCGGACCCGATCGCGGCCGAGCTGAAGAGCGCCTACGGCACGGACGACGTCTACGGCATGCACTGGCTCCAGGACGTCGACAACACCTACGGCTACGGCAACGCGCCCGGCAAGTGCGAGGCCGGTCCGGCGGACACCGGTCCGTCGTACATCAACACCTTCCAGCGCGGCGCGCAGGAGTCGGTGTGGGAGACGGTGCCGCAGCCGACCTGCGACGCCTTCAAGTACGGCGGGACGAACGGGTATCTCGACCTCTTCACCGGTGACGCCTCCTACGCCAAGCAGTGGAAGTTCACCAACGCCCCGGACGCCGACGCACGCGTCGTGCAGGCCGCGTACTGGGCGGACGTCTGGGCCAAGGCCCAGGGCAAGGGAAGCGACGTCTCCGCCGCCGTCGGCAAGGCGGCGAAGATGGGCGACTACCTGCGGTACGCGATGTACGACAAGTACTTCAAGAAGATCGGCAACTGTGTCGGACCGACCGCCTGCGCGGCCGGCACCGGCAAGGACGCCTCGCACTACCTGCTCTCCTGGTACTACGCCTGGGGCGGCGCCACGGACACCAGCGCCGGCTGGGCCTGGCGGATCGGCTCCAGCCACACCCACGGCGGCTACCAGAACCCCCTGGCCGCCTACGCGCTCAGCAGCTACGCCGACCTCAAGCCCAAGTCGGCGACGGGGCAGGCGGACTGGGCGAAGTCGCTGACCCGGCAGCTGGAGTTCTACCGCTGGCTCCAGTCCAGCGAGGGCGCCATCGCGGGCGGGGCCACCAACAGCTGGGCGGGCCGCTACGCGACGCCGCCGGCCGGCACGTCGACCTTCTACGGCATGTACTACGACCAGCAGCCCGTCTACCACGACCCGCCGTCCAACCAGTGGTTCGGCTTCCAGGCGTGGTCGATGGAGCGGGTCGCGGAGTACTACCAGCAGACGGGGAACGCGAGCGCCAAGGCGGTCCTCGACAAGTGGGTCGACTGGGCGCTGTCCAAGACCACGATCAACCCGGACGGCACCTTCCGGATCCCCTCCACGCTCCAGTGGTCGGGCCAGCCCGACACCTGGAACGCGTCGAGCCCGGGCGCCAACACGGGGCTCCACGTCACCGTCGCCGACTACACCGACGACGTCGGAGTGGCCGCCGCGTACGCCAAGACCCTGACGTACTACGCCGCCAGGTCCGGTGACACGGAGGCGAAGACGACCGCGAAGGCACTGCTGGACGGGATGTGGGCGCACGACCAGGACGCCCTCGGCATCGCCGTGCCGGAGACCCGCGCCGACTACAACCGCTTCGACGACGGCGTGTACGTCCCGAGCACCTTCAGCGGCAAGATGCCCAACGGGGACACCATCAACGCGTCCTCGACCTTCGCCTCGCTGCGCTCCTTCTACAAGAACGACCCGGCCTGGTCGAAGATCCAGAGCTATCTCGCGGGTGGAGCCGCGCCCGTGTTCACGTACCACCGGTTCTGGGCCCAGGCGGACATCGCCCTGGCCATGGGCTCGTACGCGGAGCTTCTCGAATGA